The nucleotide sequence TACCACAGATCCCGcccctctgtatccagaggacacgTGTGGTTATAATTGTATGATACAACTAACTAAGGAGGCCACACCAGCTAACTGCGCCACActagccagcatttttcctcccattcccaataacaccaaaacaggaccatttacccctcaaAAAGGGAATGGTacttatacttgttttaattttactgctcaGAACCCTAAAATCAATGTGGGACAGATCCCCTTAGATTGGTGTAATAGGACCGCTTCAGGCGCGGGCATTGGACGttgggcaagatcaggactctactattattgcggagaccatagactgctcactaatatcCCACAAGAGACTgtaggattgtgtgccatggttaggctacaggcaccactggtcctgataggacctaatataacatctgccactaccactcatgataagaccagggcgttaacacgtagaagaagaaggcacgtcATGAAAAGGAGCGCAGGAACCTTTGACCTAAGTCAAggctcccccacttacattgatgccataggagtacctcggggagtgccaaatgaatataaaatcacGGATCAAatctcagcaggttttgaaaatatcccaataattgcagccttttttccggtgaccccaaataaaaacgtagaccgcatcaactacatccattacaatgttttacgtctagctaacctaaccagggatgcagtagaaggcccaattggcaccaacctccctcatggctgtgcaaaaccgaatggcattagatatgttgttagcagaaaaagggggcgtctgttcgatgtttggggatatgtgttgcacttttattcccaacaacactgcacctgatggttccgtctcaaaagctctagaagggttaaaaacactttccgcgaccatgcatgagcactcaggaatagacaatcAATTAGAAAactggatgacgggcatgtttggacactggaaagggttgattatgtcattgtttatatccattgctgtttttgtagctattatggttacctgtggatgttgctgtgtaccagtataagatctttgattgttcgcTTTATTACTTCAaccatatgatgcctttgcttgcggttgatgctaacgaggaggaggacgaagattaacccGTAAGACTAATTGACAGGGCGTCTGATgtgtattactgtctagggagcagaaggatggtagaatattacattggcatatttggacagactatggaataaagcacggatagacaccctccagttagaggggtcaatactccctgtcaagacttagaaggttgtaagcatccttgggactacaaaggccggacaggcaatagtccctgggcacatggcatggcattggaggcagggtcaaaaagcatgatgacaaacatttccttctgctccacaggttgtaatgattgtTCAACTCTTTTATGAAGCATCTTCAAGTAGTGGGGAAGTCttaggagacttcaaaagggggaaattgtggagatatattatgtgtgtgcatcattattattactatgttcataaccaatgtgggaaataaaatgggTAACGTgtgagtataagacattgtgtattgtgtggtctgcaaaagtatttctctCAGGAGAGGTGaggtggaaaattactgaagaactgcaggagtgtgtgaaaaatagagatagtacaactgactgacttactcccttctcatatcagtagaaaacatggtgcaggtgcaggacaatgactgtctaaatatggtaagccggaaaagtgtgtacgtgactacatgtgagaaaatattgtaatcaagggcgctgcccatttttcgtgtgtgttttaataaaagaaatgagcccagtgagagagCCTCAGAAGACATCTCGGTGTGAGTTCTTCTCCCTGGGTCCAGCTATTTGAacaacatacagctgtctccgtgtgatttattctaatgtgttgtgaattccggtgaataaacgaacgcgcagaaggcccctttaaaggggtacttcaacaCTACCTATATGACATCATGGTTGAAAGAATTAGTTAAGTCAGAGGCCAGGTCGAAGTGACActacaaacatttctgttttgccaTGATAAAACTGCtctcttttaatcatctggtttCATAACAATTTAAGCGGTATCCATCTCCAAGATTATAATGGCtgtgttttttattctaatttagctttatttagattattctatatttttctaATGCAGTTagtcattatttttaaaaacagggtAGCTAGTTTTTATTAGTCTCCAGTAATTATGTTAAAGCATGGTTTCATTTGTGTTgaatttgagtctaatttgatcattctgaacctaactggaaaaagtctaaacctCTGTTAATCAAAATCCCGTTTGAGGAGAAACATTTTTGTTGTCTGGAAttccttttgttttaccataaagaACCGACCGAAtgttattatggtactgttgaggatcagGCCTGCTTTTATGGTCTTAAATTGTTATTCTGACAATCCTTAGTTGGCATAAAGACAataccttatttaataaatcacgctgacagtttaaaatgtttttacccttCAAGCAGGTGGTCAATGGGCTGGCCAGGACCTTGTTTACCTCTTTGCAGCTGCTCCCCAGACCTGTAAAACTCAAAATCCCAATTAGTCTCAGATCAGGAAACTATTTAAAGTAAATTTATAATGCCACATATACCTTAAGTTTTAATTAGCATGACTCATCGATTATTTTGTGACCCAAACACGctccatcaaactgttgttttgaATTGTTAAAGCATCTTGGTGGGTAAAGCTCGCTAATATACTTTCTTCCCTGTTTCCTATGCTTGCTAGACAGGTCATTCTTTTATTTCACATACACGCTTTCATACACTCTGGCCGACCAGGCGCTACAGCACCGTTTCCTGGTCCAAACGGGAGCTTATTTCTTTATCTCTCAGGCACCAAAGCTTATTCACAGtagagtttattcagtgagctagCGTCCGTTAGCTTAGCATTTACCATTCAATGTCTGTCAGTGTAACGTCTCCCCCATATGCTACTTCTGCTAGCTCATTGTTATTGACTCACACACATGTACAATGGCCAGTTGAtgttgtagtggaattttcttatcacaacaagagaaaatccagactttgtctttataagttttattcaaaggcattcagcgtttgaagaccctgtcactgaggttagtcagtgaagcagagccccgaacacCAGTCCCACAcatgtatttataccaaacatgacagtgttatatcaacttcaaagagtctgtgttttatggccctagaccctccttgGGTCAGAGGTAATAAAGTTATCTACGAgcagaccatctgctcttcctgagacatcaccctaaaggaggggttttaaccattaaacgtctgatactggcttttacagcttcctctcTAACACGGATGTTCCGAGGAGAAAGGTAgccttatggtgcgttcacaccgaacgcggttTCTGCGAAAAGAGCagccgatttacatgttatccctatgtagaggtgcgttcaggagcggagcggcgcggtGCAAAGGACACAGAGAACGCAGCATGGAAGGCGCGccaagcgaagcgggagcggagcgagagcgatggacgagttgaaaaatcggaACTTTTCCCTAAATTGGGGTTgtgtcaaccaatcagggactggatgtggctgtgacgtagggtgaaagaccgcagcggagaagaagcggttgtcagtgaagatggaggaccagatcatagtggcggtgtgcggcaagccagagtcgtatgactcaactaattacttttaccgagacaagtacaaaaaggacctggcctggttatgtttaggcacaaatatcttatatttaggagatatggacattaaaaatcggcaatttttttattgagctgagatttatttactcaccgaagacagatggacaggctttcagcagcggggatatagtgctggtagttggtgtcccggaggccgattcgtctcccactgcgggacagcagatcttcgaactgggtcctggatagacggaagtaccgctgaaatcgaccgtcatccagacgcagctcctggagtaggtggtggtactctccgaactgttcccgtccctgaagaatctggtgaacccagggacgtcgagGTCGGcagcgtttttcggctctccacaggtaaaataccgtaattatccgtgaaatccatgtcggccatgttcagttgaaaccagcaagcagcagatggaagttcCTCCTacttgatgacgcggcgaagcgttgccgcttgttaccaaatgccaacgcggagttcacatggaatgtcaagcgggcaaaagcacacaaatgaggcgaaatattcgcagaaaccgcgttcggtgtgaacgcaccataaagGTCATACACGTTGGAACACTTtagaacacttaataaaagaatttccattacaatgttTCAATGTTATATTCTCTCAGCTGTTTACTCACAAGGAAGTCAGccacttttagattttttaagaAACTCAGGACCTCCCCTCGGCAGTATCTTTCGAACTTAACAAACCTTAGCCGAGTATGCGCATCTATCTCTGCATGTTTACTCACAAGGAAGTGGGCAGCTTTTAAATCTTGAAAGTAGATTAGAGGGCCGTTTAAACTCAGAACACTTCCCCTGGCAGTATTTTTCAAACTTCTTAAAGAAGTTACTGGACCTGACAAACCCTATCCGTTTTGCATGCCATTTTTGGGAGGTTGCTTTTATATTGCGGGAGGCTATTTGCTACATGTGCGGTGACATGTCTACGCACAGTTTTGtaaatctgaatttttttgtgcaccgcaagtttcagaatttctccctaccgCAAACGTTTAGTATAAAAGCGGTGcactcttttgtacatgagCCCCTTGGTCACTACACACGCTTGACACCATCTGAACAAAAgtttatcttggtctcatcagaccataggacatggttccagtaatcTATTTTCCAAGTCTACTTGTCTTTAGCAAACGGTTTGCAGGCCTTAGTGTGCATAATCTTTAGAAGAGGCTCCTTTCTAGGATGTCAACCATGCTGACCATTTTGATGCGCTGTTGGGTGTATGGTCTGAGCACTGACAGTCTGAACCCCCACACCTTCaacctctgcagcaatgctAGCAGCCCTCAcatgtatattaaaaaaaacaaccctctGGATATGATGCTGAGCACGTGCACTAAACTTCTTTAGTCGACCATGGCGAGGCCTGTTCTGATTTGAACCTGTCCAGTTTAATCGCTGTATGGTCTTGGCCACCATGCTGCAGTGTTGACAGTCTTCGTGTAGCCCAGGCCATCTTTATGTAGAGCACAGCTGTCAAACTCCACTCTTTGATGGCTGGCGTCTGCAATTTTTAGATGTGTCTTTCTGTTGACACACTTAAATCTTGTAATTATGTCATTAGACATAATTTGTAGAATTTGAGTAcatgaggaggtaattcagctaTTTAATTCTGGTGTGTTGGCATTGGCACCCatcaaaagttgcaggacacagGCTCTTGAgggctggagtttgacacccctgatGTAGAgcataataatttttttctttgccaTGAGGTGCCATGTTGAACTTCCAGTGTCCAGTATGAGAGAGTGATAACACCAACTTTAACATGCCTGCTCCCCACGCACACCTGAGACCTGGTAACACTAACAGGTCATATGACACCAGGGAGGCTAATCGgacacaatttggacattttcactttcACTTTACACTGATACACAAAGAATATTTAGCTTTAATTAGTATATAGACCAACTTCTGTAGAAATATCAAACGAATAACTAAAACCTATTTATCTTGGCCGAGTACAAGTTCTGTTGTACAACTGAATTTCATAAGTCTGTGAAAATAGTTGTACTTGAAAATTTTGCATTTTCTGAGGTTCTGTTTGTGACAAAAGGTTTAAGAACCATTGGCATTATTGGTTTTCTGGTCTCCATCACAGGATTTTGTTTGAAAGTTTGGTTTGCACAGATAAGAAGCCCAAAGAGTTCAAATTTTGTAGTTGTTAATTTACACAATTTTAAATCGTTtcaagtaaaagaaaatataaataaactgcacTGGCACCGGAATAAGTGCCCACTGTACAGCCATGCCCTTGGCCACATTGGTTCCCAACAGACATTCTTGCTTgcagctctggtacctgctgcattcagaagctagacAGGAAATTGCAGCACACCAAAGAACAACTCCACAGACGGGGAAGCATTGAAGATAaccatttaggcttaggctactgacatcatcatgtacaatacagcaactacttattcacctcatttacatcttccttttATGTATATAGTgacatgttttttcttcatttcaacCTAACTGGGTTGAAATATAAATGTTCAATTTTGACATTTGAAGACATTAATACTTCTTAGATCATGAGTGCTGGAGTGGAGTGGAGCATGAGTAAGACATTTGGCAGCACCAATAATTTTATAAAAGGTAACCAAAAGCCCTATGAATTGTAGATCTATTTGGGAAGCAGGACCCCTCACCTCCAATGATCTTTCGCCATGTCTTTCATTTACAAGATTCTACAATCTTAGAACTGATGGAAGTCTGTCTCTGAGATTATGGCAGTGTTTTTCAATCTCATGTAAGTGATTGTCAGGTGTGCCGTGGAAAATTATCAAATTTCACCTAATTGGtctaaaaagattttttgaaaACGAATGAATTATTATCTGCAAATAATATGCCATTTTCGAGTGTCTGTGCTGTAGACTGGCGGCGTAATCATGTAATAATTCCTTACCTCTATATTGCAGCAGGTAGCGAATTGCATTGTACGTTAAAACAAGAGAATTAATGATGCATGACTGTGAGGTGAGAGCATTGTGGCTAACTCCGATCTTGGCCCTGGACAAAATTTGGACCCAGATGAAGGCCCTAGTATGAGTGGATGTCAAAAGAAGGCAAATACCGTGAGCTCGATTTAACGGCAACGGATTTAACGGTGacccaatgaagggaagctaaaataggagaaatataatctctctttttaattttcatcaaaactcttgctgcagcatttgaatcagctgaaagcttttaactgcattttgtggacatcttgaTAATAGagaattaaccctggagtttgaagatgatttatcatttacatgaacaaacaggAATCtgacagacaaataagatttaaagcagcctagtgctgtttgcttgatccctacagcatattccagcctttctaatagaatattgtgatcaactgtatcaaatgtagCGCTGAGATCTAaaagaaccagtacagacacaagtccattatctgaggctaggagaatatcattagtgactttcagcagagctgtttcagtgctatgatgagctctgaaacctgattgaaactcttcaaacaggtcattgctgtgtaaatgctcacacatttgattagcaacttttctcaagaattttagacaAGAACAGaaaattggatataggtctgtaatttattaaatcatcttgatcaagcgaaggtttctaaagtaaaggtttaattacaactacctcaaaagcctgtggtacatatccatttactaaggattaGATTAATCATGTCTAAAATTAattcatccatcttctataccgcttatttcatagtgggtcacgggggagctggtgcctatctccagcagccttGGAGATAggcaggtcgccaatccatcgcagggctgcACAGAgatatacaggacaaacaaccatgtacacgctcattcacacctaagggcaatttagagagaccaattaatctaacagtcatgtttttggactgtgggaagaagccagagtacccggtgagaacccacccatgcactgggagaatatgcaaactccatgcagaaagacccctggccgtgagtcgaacccaggatcttcttgctgcaaggcaacagtgctatcaccatgcagcccaaatctaaaatctaaagtTCAAGCAATGTGCattacaatgaatctaaaaaacaaatctgacacTGCTTTGAATGGATGGTTTTCAAATGACGTCACAGTCACGTGACCACACTTCATGATCACCATCTTGGGTGGCAGCTGCAGGCGGTTTTCGTTGTATTAGTGTGATCAATTGTGTGATCAATTAATTGTATTAGCGtgatcagtgaagcaaaactcCAGACCATTCAATTTAACTATGCAGAAAACTTGCTTAATTGTGGGTTGTGCTGCGCGTGGTGGTCAAGACTAACGTTCACTCTATCGTCTGCCAGCCATGACAGAAAAtcagtgtgagaaaacaaaaacactgagtacACAACGTCGACTACTGTGGCTGAATCTGACATCCAGGGCGGATTTGGATAATGTTTGTCTACATGTATTGTAATAATATTGGAAAGTATTTTGCCAAGACCGTGAGCTGCTCAGTTGCATACTTACTAGTCAAAAATTATGTGCAACCAATCGTCCGGATTTGTGCTAAACAAACCAACATATGTATCCACCTTGTTGATGATTGCAATTTTCTTGAGGTACATGGCCTTATCAGGAGGCTGTAACGACTCTAGAGGCTTCGCCATTGTCAAAAAATTAATTCAGTGTTGCAATGTTGTGAAAAGCGTGAAGCCGTAGGGAGACACCCAAGATGGCGGACTGGAAGTGAAGCTGCGTCTTCAGTGACGTCAGTGAAAACCCACCATTCTTGCAGATACACCAGAATGCTTCCCACTCATAGCTGATGCACCGTCGTACCTTTGTCCAAAGGTTATTTCTCTTGTCCAGACCATGTTTCTCTAGACAATTAGCCATCATTTCACTGGGACCTACTGCACTGGCTTTCAGAAGACTGAAAGTATATGAAGCTTTCATGGATGGCACCATTTAAATAATACTGTACAACCACCTTTTTTTGCAAGTCTTTGCAAAACTCAAACTTTCTTTAACTTCTTTAATTAATTCAGTTTGTGCCATCTCAGCTAATGTAATTTTGGATTTGATGACTTGTGTATTTTGTATTGCCACATGCGCCAGGTCTTTTGGTCATGCATTTTGGTCATTTCATCCAATATGGTCAAAAAGGTTCCCTTAATTTCAGAGACCTCAGACTCTCAGGGTCATCATGAGTTTATGCAATATTTTGCACATTTGCTATTGTTTTAACACAGTGCCAGTTTTCTTCCACTTTCTTTTGCCGGTTTACATTCATAGAATTTAACATTGATGTATTTACCTTGTTATCCTTTTTATAATGATTGCACGCATGCCTTGCATTTATATGGAGCTTAAACCCAGACCCCTTGGATTTAGGATTGCTGGCTCCACAATTGTGGGTTGATACTTTAGTGAATCGTTTTGCATGATATACTTAAAATTacagaaagtttttatttttattttttatccataattaagtttatttgtgtAAAAAGCAAAATCTTGACTTATTCTTGTGACAGTGACAGCTTACCAGGCCGCATTTGGTAATAGAAAATGATTGCATGAGTGCTTTTTAATCTTGGGGGCAAAGTATTTTTAGCCAAGGAGACCTATTAActgccttttttttaaacacagatatgaCCAAAACATCCTCTACACAGAAAAGCCTACCAGACAGCAGGGCAATTTCTTTAACAACCAATTTCTTTCCCTCCAaattagaaacattttattcacaGTTTTTTGCCACTAATTGTCTTGCagacaaatgtttgtagaacaAATTGTGCAGACTGTCAGGAATCTGACAGTCTACATGGTTTGTTAGAATGTACATCACCATAAAAGGAAGAGCTCCTTGGCTTTTAGAGAAGTAATCTGTGAAGAATGCTCTTTTACTGCATTATCAGTAGCTGCTCTTAGAAAGGAACGAGGATGGCTCGGTTTTAAAATGGATCCTCACAACAAGAGAGATGTGAATGTACCAAGTGACCTGTGTCAAGTGGGTTTCCTTATCTATGAAAGATGGGTGGTTCTATTACAGAGGCTCCACTGTGCATAGTGAGCCAGCAGGGCTGGCAAACATTAGGGGACAGAAGAGGCTTCCTCCAGACACGAGGTGCTCTAAAAGTTAAAGGAActtattcagaaaaaaacagatgtggttTATAGAAACAACAAATGCTAAACGATCTACAAAAGAAAAGGTACCATAGGTTACGTGGACTAGCGGGGAAGGAATTCTTTCACCTGGAGTTTTACGTTATCACTCTAAATGTTTAGGACGTTCAGGAGGAAGGTAGAATATTTTCATTGGACAGCTCTATTTCTGGCAGCTCTTCCTTAGTCAAAGCGGCTTGCAGCAACAGGCCACTATGACAGAGTGGAATTTGCTTAAACGTCTTCTTGATGCTGTCCATCATCACTCCACTATGATGGGACGCCTGTGGCTCACTGTCATGGTCATCTTCAGGCTGCTAATTGTTGCTGTTGCTACAGAGGATGTGTACACGGATGAACAAGAGATGTTTGTGTGCAACACGCTACAACCAGGATGTTCAACTGTGTGCTACGACACATTTGCACCCATCTCACAGCCTCGGTTCTGGGTGTTTCACATAATCAGTGTATCCACTCCGTcactttgttttatcatttaCACATGGCACAATCTATCCAAGCAGCCACAGAATAGTTCTCAGAAGCTGGGAAAAGAACCAAGGCATAAAGGCCTTGATTTAGAACaagaagaaagagaagagaCCTTTAACTGCAGCTGTGACTCAGACAGTTGCTCCATCCGCTCCCATAAGCATCCAGGTCACAGGCTAGAAGATGTGCTGGGGGACCTCACTCCCCAGAACCTCCAAGAAAAGCACCTTAACAACACAGTGCCCTTGATCCAGACTCAAGGTCACACCTTCAGAGAGGGCAGTGTAGTAGTTCAAGTTGTTTCTGGTGGAGTTCTGtccaaatgttacatttttcatgtgtgtttacGGGCTGTCTTGGAGATTGGCTTTGTCTTTGCCCAATGGAAGCTGTATGGGTTCCATGTACCTGTCCATTTTATTTGCACTTCTTCCACTTGCAGCCAGCCAGTGGACTGCTACATCTCCAGGCCCACAGAAAAGACCATCTTTCTGCTCTTCATGTTCTGTGTAGGAGTTTTATGCATTATTCTGAACCTCCTAGAGCTAAATCATCTGGCCTGGAAGAAGATCCGCCAGGCATTGAGACAAAAAGAGAAGAAGTCCTGGAGCAGCGGTCCAGGTATCCAGAGTGAATATAAACCGTTTCCACCCGACAGACCCTCTCTCACATCTTCTTTTGGCTTCAGGGAAGTGACCAGCACCAACTCTCTACCCATTCTGGGCCTTATGGTGGGTCACCAGCCTGACTGGAGCTGTGCACTGAACTGTCAAGGTGTGGAAATGGAAGTCACACAGGGACAAGCAAAGAGATCTGACTCACATAAACAAGACAGACAGCTTCAGAAGAGCAAGAAGGAGATTGAAAGGTGCAATCAGAGTAATGCTGACGTCTGGATATAGACTGACTTTGAAGAAGTGTGTTGCTGCCTTTCTTGCAGACGAAAATGGTCAAAATTGTCAGCTGCAGTGGAACACTGAAAAGCTAATTTTTACAATAATTAAATTACAACAgttatttagggaaatattacaTCAGCtttatgaactttcttatgggaTCACTTTGA is from Girardinichthys multiradiatus isolate DD_20200921_A chromosome 4, DD_fGirMul_XY1, whole genome shotgun sequence and encodes:
- the gjd6 gene encoding gap junction protein delta 6, coding for MTEWNLLKRLLDAVHHHSTMMGRLWLTVMVIFRLLIVAVATEDVYTDEQEMFVCNTLQPGCSTVCYDTFAPISQPRFWVFHIISVSTPSLCFIIYTWHNLSKQPQNSSQKLGKEPRHKGLDLEQEEREETFNCSCDSDSCSIRSHKHPGHRLEDVEGSVVVQVVSGGVLSKCYIFHVCLRAVLEIGFVFAQWKLYGFHVPVHFICTSSTCSQPVDCYISRPTEKTIFLLFMFCVGVLCIILNLLELNHLAWKKIRQALRQKEKKSWSSGPGIQSEYKPFPPDRPSLTSSFGFREVTSTNSLPILGLMVGHQPDWSCALNCQGVEMEVTQGQAKRSDSHKQDRQLQKSKKEIERCNQSNADVWI